In the Quercus lobata isolate SW786 chromosome 5, ValleyOak3.0 Primary Assembly, whole genome shotgun sequence genome, one interval contains:
- the LOC115990629 gene encoding protein FAR1-RELATED SEQUENCE 5-like has protein sequence MNATQRSESINAFFDSFINSRTTLKDFVVKFAKVVDSRYKKERKEDFDSRHKTPSLVIGSKIEHQAASIYMRTIFNKFQKELVSSNHFTKEKVEKNGTFYWYKVTSSFDPDDAFIVKLNLESKVCECDCQLFEFMGIVCRHMLLIFQVKNIFQIPSHYILQRWTKEANKELKSVEYRSSFEDEHHMSRAL, from the coding sequence ATGAACGCTACCCAGAGAAGTGAAAGCATCAATGCATTCTTTGACTCCTTTATTAACTCAAGAACTACATTAAAGGATTTTGTGGTCAAATTTGCAAAGGTGGTGGACAGTCgttataagaaagaaaggaaagaagactTTGATTCAAGACATAAAACACCTTCTTTGGTAATTGGCTCAAAAATAGAGCATCAAGCTGCTTCTATATACATGAGAACCATATTTAACAAGTTCCAAAAAGAATTGGTGAGTAGTAATCACTTTACAAAGGAAAAGGTTGAGAAAAATGGAACTTTTTATTGGTACAAAGTAACAAGTTCCTTTGATCCAGATGATGCATTTATTGTGAAGCTGAACTTGGAATCAAAAGTTTGTGAATGTGATTGCCAACTTTTTGAGTTTATGGGAATTGTTTGTAGGCACATGTTATTAATCTTCCaggttaaaaatatttttcagattCCTAGCCACTACATCCTACAACGTTGGACAAAAGAAGCAAATAAAGAACTCAAAAGTGTAGAATATAGATCAAGCTTTGAGGATGAGCATCATATGTCAAGAGCCTTATGA